A window of Roseiflexus castenholzii DSM 13941 genomic DNA:
TTTCAGTACCCGCTCGCGCAACTGTTCCGTGAGACGCGGCGGATGTGATGTGGCGCCGCTCGTGCGCCTCGGGGAAAGGTGATGACGTTCACCGCACCGTGCCCCGCGCCGCCACCCGCCAGATGGTTTCGACCTCGCCGCGTCGCGCGCCGATCACTTCATCGAACAGGTTGCTCACGACGCAGCAGTGGTTCGGCAGCACCCGCACCCTTTCGCCAATCGCAGGTTTCTGCGCGCATTGGCTGAAATCCACCACGCCATGCTCTTCAGAGAGGTTAACGATCCTGGCTTCGGGATATTCCAGGATGAGACCGTATCCCTCCAGACCGAGCAGATCGGACGAAAATGTCTTGCTGCCGCCGTCGATCACGCCGCGATCCGGCGTCGGACGGCTGACGACGGTTGTCAGAACAGACATTGCGCACTCTTCGAGCCGCAGCGCGCCCGCGCGCAGGGTATAGCGGTCGCCGTAGACGTACATGCCGGCGCGATACTCGGTCACTTCCGGGTGTTCGTGCGCATGCCACATGCCTGCCGTGCCGCCGCCGCTCACCCGCTCGACCGGAAGCCCACGCTCGCGCAGAAGCCGTACCGCTTCGCGCATAAACGGACCGATCGCCGGACTCGATGGGTAGGTCATCAATCCGCCAAAACGCAATCCCGCCGTGCGCGCGATCTGGAACGCCAGTTCAGCTGCCTCCGCCGGGGTCTGCACGCCGCACCGCCCCATACCGGTGTCGCATTCAACGAGCACCGGCAGTTCCAGACCGGCGCCGGACATCGCTGCGCCCAGACCGGTGACGACGTCTGGTGAATCGGCGGTAACGCTCACCTGCACCCGGCGGGCAAGAGCGACCAGGCGCTCCAGTTT
This region includes:
- a CDS encoding D-TA family PLP-dependent enzyme; this translates as MRIDDLDTPAVVIDLDRLEANIARFQAHLDRHGIANRPHIKTHKIPQIAQMQIAAGAVGITCQKLGEAEVMADAGITDIFLPYNILGAAKLERLVALARRVQVSVTADSPDVVTGLGAAMSGAGLELPVLVECDTGMGRCGVQTPAEAAELAFQIARTAGLRFGGLMTYPSSPAIGPFMREAVRLLRERGLPVERVSGGGTAGMWHAHEHPEVTEYRAGMYVYGDRYTLRAGALRLEECAMSVLTTVVSRPTPDRGVIDGGSKTFSSDLLGLEGYGLILEYPEARIVNLSEEHGVVDFSQCAQKPAIGERVRVLPNHCCVVSNLFDEVIGARRGEVETIWRVAARGTVR